Proteins found in one Methylobacterium sp. CB376 genomic segment:
- a CDS encoding DUF6481 family protein: MVEREAARQAEAARVQAEQAALREQEAVLREKEAADQARDVAEASARATTLQAEQKAARDARYAARKARQRG; this comes from the coding sequence TTGGTCGAACGGGAAGCCGCCCGCCAGGCGGAGGCGGCCCGCGTACAGGCCGAGCAGGCCGCGTTACGCGAGCAGGAGGCTGTGCTGCGCGAGAAGGAGGCCGCGGATCAGGCGCGGGATGTCGCTGAGGCGTCGGCCCGCGCGACGACGCTCCAGGCCGAGCAGAAAGCCGCGCGGGATGCCCGGTACGCGGCGCGCAAGGCGCGCCAACGCGGCTGA
- a CDS encoding PilZ domain-containing protein, which yields MPDLNSDAGLFGPEFGTISTVDSVGISLCGLREISPGGARLLVPPEAEFPDDLDLMFGPRPIRVRCSVVWRAPGQLGVAFLT from the coding sequence GTGCCCGACCTGAATTCCGATGCGGGGCTGTTCGGTCCTGAATTTGGAACCATCTCAACGGTTGACTCTGTTGGGATTTCCCTATGTGGTCTCCGCGAGATCTCACCTGGCGGGGCACGGTTGCTCGTGCCGCCTGAGGCGGAGTTCCCAGACGACCTGGACCTCATGTTCGGCCCGCGTCCGATCAGGGTCCGTTGCAGCGTCGTTTGGCGGGCTCCAGGCCAGTTAGGCGTGGCATTCCTGACATAG
- a CDS encoding MFS transporter, translating to MVDAELERSAMRRIGWRLVPFLILAYFVSFLDRVNVGFAAIQMNHDIGLSATVFGWGAGIFFLGYFLMEVPSNLMLERYGARLWIARIMATWGLISVAMAFVQGPWSFLAMRFLLGVAEAGFFPGVILYLTYWFPSEYRARIVGIFMISIPISSFLGSPISGALLNVTGLGLAGWQWLFILEGLPAVLLAGVVLVVLPDGPHKAAWLPPAERDWLELRLRSEAGRNNASGGEAKPPMRETLRDRRLILFAAIYFGSTASSYGLSFWTPQIVKSFGLGNFETGLLNSIPYGFASVAMILWGRHSDQTRERRWHLALSFLVLALGLAGGTVLSGLVPVICALTVAAVGVYMLKGPFWALATEQMRPATAAASIAAINAVGNLGGFLGPYLIGAIKDASGSFTMSLLPLVLFALISAALSLVPERGREAVSTAPSTTA from the coding sequence ATGGTTGATGCCGAACTGGAACGCTCGGCGATGCGGCGGATCGGATGGCGGCTCGTGCCGTTCCTGATCCTTGCCTACTTCGTCTCATTCCTGGACCGGGTGAACGTTGGGTTCGCCGCGATCCAGATGAACCACGACATCGGCCTTTCTGCCACCGTATTCGGCTGGGGCGCTGGGATCTTCTTCCTGGGCTACTTCCTGATGGAGGTACCGAGCAACCTGATGCTGGAGCGCTACGGGGCGCGGCTGTGGATCGCCCGGATCATGGCGACCTGGGGCCTGATCTCCGTCGCCATGGCGTTCGTGCAGGGGCCGTGGTCGTTCCTCGCCATGCGCTTCCTGCTCGGCGTAGCGGAGGCCGGGTTCTTCCCGGGCGTGATCCTCTACCTGACCTACTGGTTCCCGTCCGAGTACCGGGCGCGGATCGTCGGCATCTTCATGATCTCGATCCCAATCTCGTCGTTCCTGGGCTCGCCGATCTCCGGCGCGCTGCTCAACGTGACCGGGCTCGGCCTGGCCGGCTGGCAGTGGCTGTTCATCCTCGAAGGGTTGCCCGCCGTGCTGCTGGCAGGTGTCGTGCTCGTGGTCCTACCCGACGGTCCGCACAAAGCCGCGTGGCTGCCTCCAGCCGAGCGCGATTGGCTCGAACTGCGCCTCCGGAGCGAGGCGGGGCGGAACAACGCTAGCGGCGGAGAGGCGAAGCCCCCTATGCGGGAGACGCTGCGTGACCGCCGACTAATCTTGTTCGCCGCAATCTACTTCGGCTCGACGGCAAGCAGCTATGGGCTCTCGTTTTGGACGCCACAGATCGTCAAGAGTTTCGGCCTCGGTAATTTCGAGACCGGCCTGCTCAACAGCATCCCTTACGGCTTCGCCTCGGTGGCGATGATCCTCTGGGGCCGCCACAGCGACCAGACGCGAGAGCGTCGCTGGCACCTCGCGCTCTCTTTCCTAGTGCTTGCCCTCGGGCTCGCCGGCGGCACGGTGCTGTCGGGCCTTGTCCCCGTCATCTGCGCGCTGACGGTCGCAGCGGTCGGTGTCTACATGCTGAAGGGGCCGTTCTGGGCACTGGCGACCGAGCAGATGCGTCCTGCTACCGCCGCCGCCAGCATCGCGGCGATCAACGCGGTAGGCAATCTCGGCGGTTTCCTTGGCCCCTACCTGATCGGCGCGATCAAGGATGCCAGTGGCAGCTTCACGATGAGCTTGCTGCCGCTCGTGCTGTTCGCGCTAATCTCGGCAGCCCTGTCCCTCGTGCCAGAGCGCGGGCGTGAGGCAGTTTCTACTGCACCGAGTACGACGGCGTAG
- a CDS encoding DUF2382 domain-containing protein: MVETGRVRVRTHVALSEQVLRETLRSDAVGVSRVPIDRVIADGEPAPQVRTEAGVTIIPVLEEVLVVEKRLILKEQVHIRQTTRWEDVELPVTLRRQHATIERLRPDGTPNPDFPTEE; encoded by the coding sequence GTGGTCGAGACGGGTCGGGTGCGGGTGCGGACCCACGTCGCGCTGAGCGAGCAGGTGCTGCGCGAGACCCTGCGCAGCGACGCCGTCGGGGTGAGCCGCGTCCCGATCGACCGCGTCATCGCCGACGGCGAGCCGGCCCCTCAGGTTCGCACCGAGGCGGGGGTGACCATCATCCCCGTCCTGGAAGAGGTCCTCGTGGTCGAGAAGCGCCTCATCCTCAAGGAGCAGGTGCATATCCGCCAGACGACCCGGTGGGAGGACGTGGAGCTCCCCGTCACCCTGCGCCGCCAGCACGCGACCATCGAGCGTCTCCGGCCCGATGGCACCCCCAATCCCGATTTCCCCACGGAGGAGTAG
- a CDS encoding cold-shock protein, translating into MSIGTVKWFNGQKGFGFIQPEDGSKDVFVHISAVERAGLQTLSEGQKVSYEMETDRRSGKQSAGNLRAE; encoded by the coding sequence ATGAGCATCGGCACCGTGAAGTGGTTCAACGGCCAGAAGGGCTTCGGTTTCATTCAGCCGGAGGATGGCAGCAAGGACGTGTTCGTTCACATCTCCGCCGTCGAGCGCGCGGGCCTGCAGACGCTGTCTGAGGGCCAGAAGGTCTCCTACGAGATGGAGACGGATCGCCGGAGCGGCAAGCAGTCGGCCGGCAATCTCCGGGCGGAGTAG
- a CDS encoding IS6-like element ISMtsp2 family transposase yields the protein MILNAVALKLKRQARGDFRGRHFEATLIVQAVSWSLRYALSYRDIEEMLLERGMEVDHSTINRWVLSYAPAIERRLRRFRKPHCGTVRVDETYIKVRGQWRYLYRAIDKHGQAIDFLLTANRDLEAAKRFFRKMLQDQPLLAPDRIGTDGAGPYPPAIAESRKEGLLPRAPTHHVTKHLQQGIESDHFRVKRPMPRVGGFRSFHTARRTICGFEAMLWLRKGFGFAGAWTVREQNQLLACCFGLLVANKV from the coding sequence ATGATCCTCAACGCCGTCGCCCTCAAGCTGAAGCGACAGGCCCGCGGCGACTTCCGGGGCCGGCACTTCGAAGCCACCCTGATCGTCCAAGCCGTCTCCTGGTCCCTGCGCTACGCCCTCAGCTACCGCGACATCGAGGAGATGCTGCTGGAGCGGGGCATGGAGGTGGATCACTCCACCATCAATCGCTGGGTGCTGTCCTACGCGCCCGCCATCGAACGGCGACTTCGCCGCTTCCGCAAGCCGCATTGCGGGACCGTGCGCGTGGACGAGACCTACATCAAGGTGCGGGGTCAGTGGCGCTACCTCTACCGGGCCATCGACAAGCACGGGCAGGCGATCGACTTCCTGCTCACCGCCAATCGCGACCTGGAGGCCGCCAAGCGCTTCTTCCGCAAGATGCTGCAGGATCAGCCACTGCTTGCCCCTGACCGCATCGGCACGGACGGCGCTGGCCCGTACCCGCCGGCGATCGCGGAGAGCCGCAAGGAGGGCCTGCTGCCACGGGCACCGACCCACCATGTCACCAAGCACCTGCAGCAGGGGATCGAGAGCGACCACTTCCGGGTCAAGCGGCCGATGCCGCGGGTGGGCGGCTTCCGTTCGTTCCACACGGCCCGCCGCACGATCTGCGGCTTTGAGGCGATGCTGTGGCTGCGCAAGGGCTTCGGCTTTGCCGGCGCGTGGACCGTGCGCGAGCAGAACCAGCTCCTCGCCTGCTGCTTTGGTCTTCTCGTCGCGAACAAAGTGTGA
- a CDS encoding MucR family transcriptional regulator: MAEMRENASETDAIELTAAIIAAYVSKNATPMGDLPGVIASVHDALIQLSKPSAAEPAPLVPPVPIKRTVTPDFIISLEDGRQYKSLKRHLRTRGLTPEQYRQKWGLPPDYPMVAANYAAQRSELAKSIGLGQSRRAAGQKGK; encoded by the coding sequence ATGGCCGAGATGCGAGAAAACGCTTCCGAGACTGACGCGATCGAACTGACCGCCGCGATCATCGCCGCGTACGTGTCGAAGAACGCGACCCCGATGGGCGACCTGCCGGGGGTGATCGCCTCGGTGCACGACGCGCTAATCCAGCTCTCCAAGCCGTCGGCCGCCGAGCCCGCACCCCTCGTCCCGCCCGTGCCGATCAAGAGGACGGTCACGCCGGACTTCATCATCAGCCTTGAGGACGGTCGGCAGTACAAGTCGCTGAAGCGGCACCTCAGGACGCGCGGCCTCACGCCCGAGCAGTACCGGCAGAAGTGGGGCCTGCCGCCCGACTACCCGATGGTGGCGGCGAACTACGCCGCGCAGCGCTCCGAGCTTGCCAAGAGCATCGGCCTCGGCCAGTCCCGCCGCGCCGCGGGCCAGAAGGGCAAGTAG
- a CDS encoding AAA family ATPase — MSLNKPTLHLVCGKIAAGKSTLVVELGRRPSTVIVREDHWLSRLYPGEQNSLADYVRNSTRLRNAIAPHLVDLLRNGLSLVLDFPANTPSSRAWMRTLFEDAGCAHQLHYLNVTDEICKSRLRRRNESGEHEFIVSDEDYDLFTSFFVPPSPDEAFEVVLHNQ; from the coding sequence ATGTCTTTGAACAAACCCACGCTGCACCTTGTGTGCGGTAAGATCGCGGCTGGAAAATCAACTCTCGTCGTGGAATTGGGCCGTCGCCCAAGCACGGTGATCGTGAGAGAAGATCACTGGCTTTCCCGCCTTTATCCCGGAGAACAGAACAGCTTGGCTGATTATGTTCGCAATTCCACACGGTTGCGGAATGCCATCGCGCCGCATTTGGTAGATTTGCTCCGTAACGGGCTCTCACTTGTGCTTGACTTTCCTGCAAATACACCAAGCAGTCGAGCATGGATGCGCACCTTGTTCGAGGACGCGGGATGCGCGCACCAGCTTCACTATCTCAACGTTACAGATGAGATTTGCAAATCCCGCCTGCGTCGCAGAAATGAGAGTGGAGAGCACGAGTTCATCGTCAGTGACGAAGATTATGATCTCTTCACAAGCTTCTTCGTTCCACCGTCCCCCGACGAGGCATTCGAAGTTGTTCTGCACAACCAGTAG
- a CDS encoding ABC transporter substrate-binding protein: MRRRDILIGPVGALLGGVMARAVRAQSPTLPMIGYLGSETPERVASRLEAFRRGLADAGFVEGRDVAIAYRWADGRYEQLPALAKELAGSGIAVLVAPGGAPVVPAARAATGTIPVVFEGPVANANGLAFMGR; this comes from the coding sequence ATGAGACGACGCGACATTCTCATCGGGCCTGTCGGCGCCCTGCTCGGCGGCGTAATGGCCCGCGCTGTGCGGGCGCAGTCGCCGACGCTGCCGATGATCGGGTATCTCGGCTCCGAGACGCCCGAGCGCGTTGCCAGCCGGCTCGAGGCCTTTCGCAGGGGGCTCGCCGACGCCGGGTTCGTCGAGGGCCGCGACGTCGCGATCGCCTACCGCTGGGCAGACGGGCGCTACGAGCAGCTGCCCGCGCTCGCCAAGGAGCTGGCGGGCAGCGGGATCGCGGTCCTGGTCGCCCCCGGGGGTGCGCCCGTGGTGCCTGCGGCGCGCGCGGCGACGGGGACGATCCCGGTCGTCTTCGAGGGGCCTGTCGCAAACGCGAACGGGCTCGCGTTCATGGGTCGTTAG
- a CDS encoding YsnF/AvaK domain-containing protein, translated as MSQTITALFDNRREAEAAIERVVALGVPRARIRLSPETQSSTTATGTSYDHRRDEGGFWASLKDIFMPDEDRYAYAEGMSRGGTMVIVTAEPGDASRIADVLEGAGAVHMDEREAAWRREGWTGYPAAASGTAATTGTAASASMATAGPAATARGGTVATGTTAGRDETIPVAEERLRVGKRVAEAGRVRVRSYVVETPVQEQVALREERVHLERRPVDRALTQADERLFAERTIEAAERAEEAVVSKDVRVKEEIGLRKDVEQRTETVSDKVRRTEVEIEDERGKVTRTGTTDTPTTPRR; from the coding sequence ATGTCGCAGACCATCACGGCCCTCTTCGACAATCGCCGCGAGGCCGAGGCCGCCATCGAGCGCGTCGTCGCGCTCGGCGTGCCCCGCGCGCGCATCCGCCTCTCCCCGGAGACCCAGAGCAGCACCACGGCGACGGGCACGTCCTACGACCATCGCCGGGACGAGGGCGGCTTCTGGGCGTCCCTGAAGGACATCTTCATGCCCGACGAGGACCGCTACGCCTACGCCGAGGGCATGAGCCGGGGCGGCACCATGGTGATCGTCACGGCCGAGCCGGGCGATGCCAGCCGGATCGCGGACGTGCTCGAGGGCGCGGGCGCGGTGCACATGGACGAGCGCGAGGCGGCGTGGCGCCGCGAGGGCTGGACCGGCTACCCCGCCGCTGCCTCGGGCACCGCCGCGACGACCGGAACCGCCGCTTCGGCCTCCATGGCGACGGCCGGGCCCGCCGCGACCGCGCGCGGTGGCACGGTGGCGACCGGCACGACCGCGGGCCGCGATGAGACGATCCCGGTGGCCGAGGAGCGGCTGCGGGTCGGCAAGCGGGTGGCCGAGGCCGGCCGCGTGCGGGTGCGTTCCTACGTGGTCGAGACGCCCGTGCAGGAGCAGGTGGCTTTGCGCGAAGAGCGCGTCCATCTCGAGCGCCGGCCGGTGGACCGGGCGCTGACCCAGGCCGACGAGCGGCTGTTCGCCGAGCGGACGATCGAGGCCGCCGAGCGGGCCGAGGAGGCGGTGGTCTCGAAGGACGTCCGCGTGAAGGAGGAGATCGGGTTGCGCAAGGACGTCGAGCAGCGCACCGAGACCGTCTCCGACAAGGTCCGCCGGACCGAGGTCGAGATCGAGGACGAGCGCGGCAAGGTCACCCGCACCGGCACGACGGACACCCCCACCACGCCGCGGCGCTGA
- a CDS encoding MucR family transcriptional regulator, producing the protein MERGQHNNANVNANLADTEAAGSISLVAGIVAAYVSNNSVRPDDLPSLIAAVGATLGDLGKPAAPPVEEKPKATPTQIRKSITPDALISFIDAKPYKSMKRHLTKNGLTPDEYRQMYGLPRDYPMVAPNYAAQRSELAKSMGLGAIRRGGARGTPK; encoded by the coding sequence ATGGAAAGAGGTCAACATAATAACGCTAACGTCAATGCCAATCTTGCCGATACTGAGGCCGCAGGATCTATAAGCTTAGTTGCTGGTATTGTAGCCGCTTACGTGTCCAACAACTCGGTTCGGCCAGACGACCTGCCGAGCCTGATCGCTGCTGTAGGTGCCACTCTCGGCGATCTCGGAAAGCCCGCCGCGCCTCCGGTCGAGGAGAAGCCGAAGGCCACCCCGACCCAGATCCGCAAATCGATCACGCCGGACGCTCTGATCAGCTTCATCGATGCAAAGCCGTACAAGTCCATGAAGCGGCATCTCACCAAGAACGGTCTGACGCCTGACGAGTATCGGCAGATGTACGGCTTGCCGAGGGACTACCCCATGGTGGCGCCAAACTACGCGGCCCAGCGCTCCGAACTTGCCAAGAGCATGGGCCTCGGGGCCATCCGTCGAGGGGGCGCGAGGGGTACGCCCAAGTAG
- a CDS encoding IS6 family transposase, whose translation MIVNALALTLKREARGDFTGRHFEATLIVQAVSWYLRYALSYRDIEEMLLERGMEVDHSTINRWVLAYASTIERRLRRFRKPHCGSVRVDETYIRVRGQWRYLYRAIDKHGEAVDFLLTANPDLEAAKRFFRKMLQDQPLLAPDRIGTDGAGPYPPAIAESRKEGLLPRAPIHHVTKHLQQGIESDHFRVTRVGGFRSFHTARRTIQGFEAMLWLRKGFGFSGAWTVREQNQLLAQCFGLPVANKA comes from the coding sequence ATGATCGTGAACGCCCTCGCCCTCACGCTGAAGAGAGAGGCCCGCGGCGACTTCACGGGCCGGCACTTCGAAGCCACTCTCATCGTCCAGGCCGTCTCCTGGTACCTGCGCTACGCCCTCAGCTATCGTGACATCGAGGAGATGCTGCTGGAGAGGGGCATGGAGGTCGACCACTCCACCATCAACCGGTGGGTGCTCGCCTACGCGTCCACCATCGAGCGGCGCCTGCGCCGGTTCCGCAAGCCGCACTGCGGCTCGGTGCGCGTGGACGAGACGTACATTCGGGTCCGGGGTCAGTGGCGCTACCTGTACCGGGCCATCGACAAGCATGGCGAGGCGGTCGACTTCCTGCTCACTGCCAACCCCGACCTGGAAGCGGCCAAGCGCTTCTTCCGCAAGATGCTACAGGATCAGCCGCTTCTCGCGCCCGACCGCATCGGCACCGATGGTGCTGGCCCTTACCCGCCGGCGATCGCCGAGAGCCGCAAGGAGGGCCTGCTGCCACGCGCGCCCATCCACCACGTCACCAAGCACTTGCAGCAAGGGATTGAGAGCGACCACTTCCGGGTCACGCGGGTGGGCGGGTTCCGCTCCTTTCACACAGCGCGGCGGACGATCCAGGGCTTCGAGGCGATGCTGTGGCTGCGCAAGGGCTTCGGGTTCTCAGGGGCATGGACCGTTCGGGAGCAGAACCAGCTGCTCGCGCAGTGCTTCGGACTTCCCGTCGCGAACAAAGCATGA
- a CDS encoding helix-turn-helix domain-containing protein yields MADTFSQRLRAFVIEMPISEVEIAEVIGFTRRTLSRRLKSEGTTFTKVLNEARFKVAKHLLVNTDMRLAEISDALEFSEPAAFTHAFRRWTGTTPSAWRKKHQQVEPLCCAERPDGARVRQRRRLPE; encoded by the coding sequence ATGGCAGACACATTCTCTCAACGTTTGCGCGCCTTTGTGATTGAAATGCCAATCAGTGAAGTAGAAATCGCAGAGGTGATTGGGTTCACTCGGCGCACACTAAGCCGCCGGCTGAAGTCCGAGGGTACAACTTTCACGAAAGTTCTCAACGAAGCGCGGTTTAAAGTTGCGAAGCATTTGTTGGTTAACACCGACATGCGCTTGGCGGAGATCTCGGACGCGCTGGAATTCTCGGAGCCGGCCGCGTTCACGCACGCCTTCCGGCGCTGGACCGGCACGACGCCAAGCGCATGGCGGAAGAAGCACCAGCAGGTTGAACCGCTTTGTTGTGCGGAGCGTCCAGACGGTGCTCGTGTTCGTCAGCGCAGGCGTTTGCCTGAGTGA
- a CDS encoding IS6 family transposase, with the protein MILNALALKLNRKARGDFRGRHFEAALIVQAGSWYLRYALSYRDIEEMLLERGLTVDHSTVNRWVLAYAPAIERRLRRFRKPHCGSVRVDETYIRVRGQWRYLYRAIDKHGEAVDFLLTANPDLEAAKRFFRKMLQDHPLLAPDRIGTDGAGPYSPAIAESRKEGLLPRAPTHHVSKHLQQGIESDHFRVKRAMPRVGGFRSFHTARRTIQGFEAMLWLRKGFGFAGAWTVREQNHLLAHCFGLPVANKG; encoded by the coding sequence ATGATCCTGAACGCTCTCGCCCTCAAGCTGAACAGAAAGGCCCGTGGCGACTTCCGGGGCCGGCACTTCGAAGCCGCCCTCATTGTCCAGGCCGGCTCCTGGTACCTGCGCTACGCGCTGAGCTATCGTGACATCGAGGAGATGCTCCTGGAGCGCGGCCTCACGGTCGACCACTCCACCGTCAACCGTTGGGTGCTCGCCTACGCGCCGGCCATCGAGCGCCGCCTGCGCCGGTTCCGCAAACCGCACTGTGGCTCCGTGCGCGTGGACGAGACCTACATCCGCGTCCGGGGTCAGTGGCGCTACCTGTACCGGGCCATCGACAAGCATGGCGAGGCGGTCGACTTCCTGCTCACCGCCAACCCCGACCTGGAAGCCGCCAAGCGCTTCTTCCGCAAGATGCTACAGGATCATCCGCTTCTCGCGCCCGACCGGATCGGCACTGACGGCGCCGGCCCCTACTCGCCAGCCATCGCCGAGAGCCGCAAGGAGGGCCTGCTGCCGCGCGCTCCGACCCACCACGTCAGCAAGCACCTGCAGCAGGGGATCGAGAGCGACCACTTCCGGGTGAAGCGGGCGATGCCGCGGGTGGGCGGGTTCCGCTCCTTCCACACGGCCCGGCGCACGATCCAGGGCTTCGAGGCGATGCTGTGGCTGCGCAAGGGCTTCGGGTTCGCGGGCGCGTGGACCGTGCGGGAGCAGAACCACTTGCTCGCGCACTGCTTCGGCCTTCCCGTCGCGAACAAAGGGTGA